Proteins found in one Magnetofaba australis IT-1 genomic segment:
- a CDS encoding terminase large subunit domain-containing protein, with product MTAWTPQAGPQTTAIAAQSVPELFFGGARGGGKTDFLLGDFLQGVHQGPQWRGVLFRRHMPELDEARHRAEQIYPKAGGVWSASHRRWTFPSGATLSLRHLENESDADRYQGHQYAWIGYDELGSWSSDGPYRKLMACLRSASGAENLRIRATGNPGGPGHQWIKARFIDPAPTGFRVFRDTDTGLPRMFIPARVDDNRILLHNDPDYVARLRGVGSKALVKAWLGGDWSAISGAYFDQWDSSRHIIEPVELPTHWTRFRAFDWGSAAPFSVGWWAVSDGSLPHIARGALVRYREWYGATGPNRGLRLTAEEVADGILEAELPGERIRYSVADPAIFATDGGPSLAERMGRRGVPFRPADNARIAGWDQIRARLKGDAEGRPLLLCFSLCADSIRTLPSLTHDMARPEDLDTSAEDHAADEWRYACMSRPITRDADAVGGKPRFERDLSFDELRERNAKRQHNAML from the coding sequence ATGACGGCGTGGACCCCCCAAGCCGGGCCGCAAACCACCGCAATCGCGGCGCAAAGCGTTCCTGAACTGTTCTTTGGCGGCGCCCGTGGCGGCGGCAAGACCGACTTTCTGCTCGGCGACTTCCTGCAAGGCGTGCATCAAGGCCCGCAGTGGCGCGGGGTGCTGTTTCGCCGCCACATGCCGGAGCTTGACGAGGCGCGCCACCGCGCCGAGCAGATCTACCCCAAAGCCGGTGGCGTGTGGAGCGCCTCCCACCGCCGCTGGACCTTCCCCTCCGGCGCCACGCTCTCGTTGCGCCATCTGGAAAACGAGAGCGACGCCGACCGCTATCAGGGCCACCAATACGCCTGGATCGGCTATGACGAACTGGGCAGTTGGAGCAGCGACGGCCCCTATCGGAAATTGATGGCGTGTCTGCGCTCGGCCAGCGGCGCAGAGAATCTGCGCATTCGCGCCACCGGCAACCCGGGCGGTCCGGGGCATCAGTGGATCAAGGCGCGGTTTATCGACCCCGCGCCCACCGGTTTCCGCGTGTTTCGCGACACCGACACCGGACTGCCGAGGATGTTCATCCCGGCGCGGGTGGATGACAATCGCATCCTGTTGCACAACGACCCCGACTATGTGGCGCGTCTACGCGGGGTGGGCTCCAAAGCATTGGTCAAGGCGTGGCTGGGGGGGGATTGGAGCGCCATCTCCGGGGCCTACTTCGACCAGTGGGATAGCAGTCGCCACATTATCGAACCAGTGGAGTTGCCCACCCATTGGACCCGTTTTCGCGCCTTCGACTGGGGCTCGGCAGCGCCCTTCTCGGTGGGCTGGTGGGCGGTCTCCGACGGCTCCCTGCCACACATCGCCCGCGGCGCGTTGGTGCGCTATCGGGAGTGGTACGGCGCCACCGGGCCCAATCGCGGGTTGCGGCTCACCGCCGAGGAGGTGGCAGACGGCATTCTGGAGGCGGAGCTCCCCGGCGAGCGCATCCGCTACAGCGTCGCCGACCCCGCCATCTTCGCCACCGATGGCGGCCCCTCCCTGGCCGAACGCATGGGACGGCGCGGCGTCCCATTTCGCCCCGCCGACAACGCCCGCATCGCCGGCTGGGACCAGATTCGCGCGCGTCTCAAGGGCGACGCGGAGGGGCGGCCTCTGCTGCTCTGCTTCTCCCTCTGCGCCGACTCCATTCGCACCCTACCGTCGCTCACCCACGACATGGCGCGGCCAGAGGATCTGGACACCAGCGCCGAGGACCACGCCGCCGACGAGTGGCGCTACGCCTGCATGTCGCGACCCATCACCCGTGACGCCGACGCCGTGGGCGGCAAGCCGCGTTTCGAACGCGATCTCAGCTTCGACGAGCTGCGCGAACGCAACGCCAAACGCCAGCACAACGCCATGCTATAG
- a CDS encoding transglycosylase domain-containing protein produces the protein MTTVRAIVYISLLLMLAGVLYVSIEVWSEHQQTPKLVAEAQALLRADRERPGAVTPADLPDAWRTALLQAADPGFAEHDGLDRSTPGAGTHTIAQNVAAIMRLHMGLETRARGKLTLSAQALTKQLGRDAVLTLYLNHVPLGEAHGAAVAGLPDAARSYFQTSLSQLSFDQFLQLVAMLEDPARYHLQDQPEANAARVARIHALLDGRCKPDGVLDVEYARCPSSVQNK, from the coding sequence GTGACCACCGTGCGCGCCATCGTCTACATCTCCCTGCTGCTGATGCTGGCCGGTGTGCTCTACGTCTCCATTGAAGTGTGGAGCGAGCATCAACAGACGCCCAAACTGGTGGCGGAAGCCCAAGCCCTGCTGCGCGCCGACCGCGAGCGACCCGGCGCGGTGACGCCCGCCGATCTACCGGACGCCTGGCGCACTGCGCTGCTTCAGGCGGCTGATCCGGGCTTTGCCGAGCACGATGGGTTGGATCGCAGCACGCCGGGCGCCGGAACCCACACCATTGCGCAGAACGTCGCGGCGATCATGCGCCTGCACATGGGGTTGGAGACGCGCGCGCGGGGCAAGCTCACCCTCTCGGCGCAGGCGCTGACCAAACAGTTGGGGCGCGATGCGGTGCTCACGCTCTATCTCAACCACGTCCCGTTGGGAGAGGCCCACGGCGCTGCGGTGGCCGGATTACCGGACGCCGCGCGCAGCTATTTTCAGACCAGTCTGAGCCAGCTGAGCTTCGATCAATTCCTTCAGTTAGTGGCCATGCTGGAGGATCCGGCGCGCTACCATCTGCAGGATCAGCCCGAGGCCAACGCCGCCCGCGTGGCGCGCATCCACGCGCTGCTGGATGGCCGCTGCAAACCCGACGGCGTGTTGGACGTGGAGTATGCGCGTTGCCCTTCCAGTGTACAGAACAAATGA
- a CDS encoding radical SAM/SPASM domain-containing protein: MGQPRENPFKPIYAACNSGNSAHKLANLPDAPRYIDIELTNTCNFRCLMCPTGTHMQQRDSGFMSEETFNRVLEQIAPYKIPLRFIRWGEPTLHKQFVEFLTRAKALGIPLHMNTNGSKMDDALMDALLAIPLDSIKFSFQGVDAPSYEEMRNTDFFAELMDVIKALHAKRGDGRFPYLHVSTTITYEDAERVAAFRAAIEPYADMVTVGRTILEHMDPKSMRCSQKDLDTLLRLKDAESVVKKHPECPEVFDKLSINWDGSVSACCGDFDQQMVVGDINAQSLDAIWRSEQLNRYREMLAQMRHDELPLCRTCYDYMGLQTPGLQQT; this comes from the coding sequence ATGGGACAGCCCCGGGAAAATCCGTTCAAACCGATCTATGCAGCCTGCAACAGCGGCAATTCGGCCCACAAACTGGCCAATCTGCCTGACGCTCCGCGCTATATCGATATCGAACTGACCAACACCTGCAACTTCCGCTGCCTGATGTGCCCCACCGGGACCCACATGCAGCAGCGGGACTCGGGCTTTATGTCGGAGGAGACCTTCAATCGGGTGCTCGAGCAGATCGCGCCGTACAAAATCCCTCTGCGCTTTATCCGCTGGGGCGAGCCGACCCTGCACAAACAGTTCGTCGAATTCCTCACCCGCGCCAAAGCCTTGGGCATTCCGCTGCATATGAACACCAACGGCAGCAAAATGGATGACGCCCTCATGGACGCGCTGCTGGCGATCCCCCTGGACAGCATCAAATTCTCCTTCCAGGGAGTGGATGCGCCCAGCTACGAAGAGATGCGCAACACCGACTTCTTCGCCGAACTGATGGATGTGATCAAAGCCCTGCACGCCAAGCGCGGCGATGGACGTTTCCCCTATCTGCACGTCTCCACCACCATCACCTATGAGGACGCCGAACGCGTGGCCGCCTTCCGCGCCGCCATCGAGCCCTACGCCGATATGGTCACCGTGGGCCGCACCATCCTCGAACACATGGACCCCAAGTCCATGCGCTGCTCGCAGAAGGACTTGGACACCCTGCTGCGGCTCAAGGATGCGGAGTCGGTGGTCAAGAAGCACCCCGAGTGCCCGGAGGTGTTCGACAAACTCTCCATCAACTGGGATGGCTCGGTCTCCGCCTGCTGCGGCGACTTCGACCAGCAGATGGTGGTGGGCGACATCAACGCCCAGAGCCTGGACGCCATCTGGCGCAGCGAACAGTTGAACCGCTATCGCGAAATGCTGGCGCAAATGCGACACGACGAGCTGCCCTTGTGTCGCACCTGCTACGACTACATGGGGCTGCAAACCCCCGGACTGCAACAGACCTGA
- a CDS encoding DUF2059 domain-containing protein yields MLKKLSLFLVITLLLGAQLPTSAQAGDAQAIPPEAHELAALTYTRAQFEQIMTTMTTIMTRSMKPLVTRLVKKELPNAAPQKVAGIAGRIQEKASEEIIQLFKANYDDFLTMATGLMTKHYTPNEMREIVAFLKTPTGAKMIRTAPVMMQEGAVMGQMWAQKHLKGRAGPIVQKHLTAQLKQAETTVIQ; encoded by the coding sequence ATGTTGAAAAAACTCTCTTTATTCCTGGTAATAACTCTTCTTCTTGGGGCGCAGCTGCCGACTTCGGCCCAGGCCGGGGACGCCCAAGCGATTCCACCGGAAGCCCATGAACTGGCGGCGTTGACCTACACGCGCGCCCAGTTTGAACAGATCATGACCACCATGACCACGATTATGACCCGCTCCATGAAGCCGCTGGTCACGCGTCTGGTCAAAAAAGAGTTGCCCAACGCCGCGCCGCAAAAAGTCGCCGGGATCGCCGGGCGGATCCAGGAAAAGGCCAGTGAAGAGATCATCCAACTCTTCAAGGCCAATTATGATGACTTCCTGACAATGGCCACCGGACTGATGACCAAACACTACACCCCCAATGAGATGCGGGAAATTGTGGCGTTTCTCAAAACGCCCACCGGCGCGAAAATGATCCGCACCGCCCCGGTGATGATGCAGGAGGGCGCTGTGATGGGACAGATGTGGGCGCAGAAACATCTGAAAGGGCGCGCAGGCCCCATCGTCCAAAAGCACCTCACCGCACAACTCAAACAGGCCGAAACCACCGTGATCCAGTGA
- a CDS encoding cytochrome b/b6 domain-containing protein — protein sequence MKTRERVFSRFERFWHWFQAVLIIALMITGFEVNGAYALVGYEEAAGWHRACAWVLIWLWVFAIFWHLVTGEWKQYIPTTERLMAVMKYYSVGIFDHSVPHPYKKTVRFKHNPLQRIAYLSFNIAITPVIWITGLLYMYYNDWPANWGLTLGDVALVHVAAAFAMLIFFIAHVYMAFTGHPPMQYVKAMITGYDDVYPEEKGANK from the coding sequence ATGAAAACACGTGAACGGGTATTCTCCCGCTTTGAACGCTTCTGGCACTGGTTCCAGGCGGTGTTGATCATCGCCCTGATGATCACCGGCTTCGAGGTCAACGGCGCCTATGCGCTGGTGGGGTATGAAGAGGCGGCGGGGTGGCATCGGGCGTGCGCCTGGGTGCTGATCTGGCTGTGGGTGTTCGCCATCTTCTGGCATCTGGTTACCGGCGAGTGGAAGCAGTATATCCCCACCACCGAGCGGCTGATGGCGGTGATGAAGTATTACTCGGTGGGGATCTTCGACCACAGCGTGCCGCACCCGTATAAGAAGACGGTGCGCTTCAAGCACAACCCGCTGCAGCGCATCGCCTATCTGAGCTTCAATATCGCCATCACCCCGGTGATCTGGATCACCGGCCTGCTCTACATGTACTACAACGACTGGCCCGCCAATTGGGGGCTGACTCTGGGCGATGTGGCGCTGGTGCATGTGGCGGCGGCGTTCGCCATGTTGATCTTCTTCATCGCCCACGTCTACATGGCGTTCACCGGGCATCCGCCGATGCAGTATGTCAAGGCGATGATCACCGGCTATGACGATGTCTATCCGGAGGAGAAGGGAGCCAATAAGTAG
- a CDS encoding NAD-dependent epimerase/dehydratase family protein — protein sequence MSETILVTGGAGYVGSILVRRLLERDIRVVCIDNLMFGGEALLDVWGHPNLRFVRGDIRDEQLMQSIFNEESFHAVIHLAAIVGDPACAREPEVTRSINWDASVNLLNLTRAHKVRRFIFASTCSNYGKMADPDGYVVEDSTLAPVSLYAELKVAFEKLLLHEIEKSPEFVPTSLRFATVYGLSHRMRFDLTVNEFTKELALGKELVVFGEQFWRPYCHVADFSNAMLAVLDAPEEKVAYDVFNVGDTSENYTKGMLITELLKVYPDANIKRVEKKEDPRDYRVRFEKIENTLGFKISRTVPEGIREIHDVVTLGIIPEPENQKYYNIPHSA from the coding sequence ATGTCCGAAACGATTCTGGTCACCGGCGGCGCCGGTTATGTGGGCTCCATCCTGGTGCGTCGTCTGCTCGAGCGCGATATCCGCGTGGTCTGCATCGATAATCTAATGTTCGGCGGCGAGGCGCTGCTGGATGTCTGGGGCCACCCCAATCTGCGCTTTGTGCGCGGCGACATCCGCGATGAGCAGTTGATGCAGTCGATCTTCAATGAAGAGTCGTTCCACGCGGTCATCCATCTGGCCGCCATTGTCGGCGACCCCGCCTGCGCCCGCGAGCCGGAGGTGACCCGCTCCATCAACTGGGACGCCTCGGTCAACCTGCTCAACCTCACCCGCGCACACAAAGTGCGTCGCTTCATCTTCGCCTCCACCTGCTCCAACTACGGCAAGATGGCCGACCCCGATGGCTATGTGGTGGAGGACTCCACCCTGGCCCCGGTCTCCCTCTACGCCGAACTCAAGGTGGCGTTCGAAAAGCTCCTGCTGCACGAAATTGAAAAATCGCCCGAGTTTGTCCCCACCAGCCTGCGCTTCGCCACCGTCTATGGCCTGTCGCATCGCATGCGCTTCGACCTGACCGTCAATGAGTTCACCAAGGAGCTGGCCCTGGGCAAGGAGCTGGTGGTGTTCGGCGAGCAGTTCTGGCGCCCTTACTGCCATGTGGCGGACTTCTCCAACGCCATGCTGGCGGTGCTGGACGCCCCCGAAGAGAAGGTCGCCTATGACGTCTTCAACGTCGGCGACACCAGCGAGAACTACACCAAAGGCATGCTCATCACCGAACTGCTCAAGGTCTACCCCGACGCCAACATCAAGCGGGTGGAGAAGAAAGAGGACCCGCGCGACTATCGTGTGCGGTTTGAGAAAATCGAGAACACCCTGGGCTTCAAAATCTCGCGCACCGTGCCCGAAGGGATCCGCGAAATCCACGATGTGGTGACGTTGGGAATCATCCCCGAGCCGGAGAATCAAAAGTATTACAACATTCCACACAGCGCGTAA
- a CDS encoding IS110 family transposase — translation MSNHIENGQVRVLGIDLGKSVFQLHGVDARGKSVLKKRLKRDELLEYMAQLPPCLVGMEASSGAHHWARKFQGYGHDVRLMAPQYVKPYVKRHKNDSVDAEAICEAVQRPNMRFVGIKSVAQQEILALHRVRSLAVKNRTALVNQIRGLLAEYGIVFPKSIKQARRAIVLILSDESSEMSANFRVILEDERDELAHLDERIGKYEREIEALAKAEPQCRLLMTIPGVGPITATALLASVGDVRAFKNGRELSAWIGLVPNQHSTGGKAWLTGISKRGNGYLRTLLIHGARAALRVCENKPDRRSQWAVSVSERRGANRAVVALANRMARSAWAMLVKQEAYGASAAV, via the coding sequence ATGAGCAATCATATCGAAAACGGACAGGTACGGGTACTGGGGATTGATCTGGGCAAGAGCGTGTTTCAGTTGCATGGCGTGGATGCGCGCGGCAAAAGCGTTCTCAAGAAGCGACTGAAACGAGACGAGCTCCTGGAGTACATGGCGCAACTGCCGCCGTGCCTGGTGGGGATGGAAGCCAGTAGCGGCGCCCACCATTGGGCGCGGAAATTTCAGGGATATGGGCATGATGTGCGTTTGATGGCGCCGCAATATGTGAAGCCCTACGTGAAGCGGCACAAGAACGACAGCGTGGACGCTGAGGCGATATGTGAAGCGGTACAGCGTCCGAATATGCGTTTTGTGGGGATCAAAAGCGTTGCCCAGCAAGAAATTCTAGCGTTGCATCGGGTGCGCAGTCTGGCGGTGAAGAACCGCACGGCGTTGGTGAACCAGATTCGCGGACTGCTTGCCGAGTATGGGATTGTCTTTCCCAAGAGCATCAAACAGGCGCGGCGGGCGATTGTGCTGATTTTGAGTGATGAGAGCTCGGAAATGAGCGCCAATTTTCGCGTAATTCTGGAGGATGAGCGCGATGAGCTGGCGCATTTGGATGAGCGCATCGGCAAATATGAGCGTGAGATTGAGGCGCTGGCCAAGGCGGAGCCGCAGTGTCGATTGCTGATGACGATCCCGGGAGTGGGACCGATCACGGCGACGGCGCTGTTGGCGTCGGTGGGGGATGTGCGGGCGTTTAAGAATGGCCGGGAGCTGTCGGCATGGATAGGGTTGGTTCCGAATCAGCACTCCACAGGGGGCAAGGCGTGGCTGACGGGGATCAGCAAGCGGGGAAACGGTTATCTTCGCACCCTGTTGATTCATGGGGCGCGGGCGGCGTTGCGCGTGTGTGAAAACAAGCCGGATCGCCGCAGCCAGTGGGCAGTGTCGGTGTCGGAACGTCGCGGCGCAAATAGAGCAGTGGTGGCGCTGGCCAACCGCATGGCGCGCAGCGCGTGGGCGATGCTGGTGAAGCAGGAGGCCTATGGGGCCAGCGCCGCTGTGTAG
- a CDS encoding DUF2059 domain-containing protein, protein MFRLFCAAICLLLALPAQALAQEDAPTPAALELAAIVAGQQQLQNVLNATAINLEKGLQPIVKRELAAHLVDDPMIIRIVAKNIKNRLISAMAGEYADFQTRSAHIYMKHFSDQEIHDMIAFYHTPTGKKLSEVTPTLTAESIAMGQEWAKNALQGRFDEILQQELSGFVK, encoded by the coding sequence TTGTTTCGTCTCTTTTGCGCCGCCATTTGCCTGCTCCTGGCGCTGCCCGCACAAGCCTTGGCGCAAGAAGACGCCCCCACACCCGCAGCCCTCGAACTCGCCGCCATCGTCGCAGGCCAGCAGCAGTTGCAAAATGTCCTCAACGCCACCGCTATCAATCTGGAAAAGGGACTGCAGCCCATCGTCAAGCGCGAACTGGCTGCACATTTGGTTGACGACCCCATGATCATTCGCATCGTGGCGAAGAACATCAAAAACCGCCTGATCAGCGCTATGGCCGGAGAGTATGCCGACTTTCAAACGCGCAGCGCGCACATCTACATGAAGCACTTCAGCGATCAGGAGATTCACGACATGATCGCCTTCTATCACACGCCAACCGGCAAGAAACTCAGCGAGGTCACCCCCACGCTCACCGCCGAAAGCATCGCCATGGGCCAGGAGTGGGCGAAAAACGCCCTCCAAGGGCGCTTTGATGAGATTCTGCAACAGGAGCTGTCCGGGTTCGTGAAATAG
- the istB gene encoding IS21-like element helper ATPase IstB, giving the protein MNDSPQILLAHHLKALKLPTFYREYEKIAKQCAAEGVDHSRYLLRLSELELIERERRMVERRIKQARFPTIKSLDSFDFLAMPSLNKVLVMELARCEYIQRRANIIALGNSGTGKTHIALGLGLAACQQGLAVGFTTAASLVHQLMEARDEKQLQRFQSQLSKHKLLIIDELGFVPLSKTGAELLFEVISQRYEQGSVMVTSNLPFEEWTEVFGSERLTGALLDRLTHHVHILEMNGESYRLNQSKRQKRAAETKASCSNSKTDPS; this is encoded by the coding sequence ATGAACGACTCTCCGCAGATCCTCCTGGCGCACCACCTCAAAGCGCTCAAACTGCCCACATTTTATCGAGAATATGAAAAGATCGCCAAACAGTGCGCGGCGGAAGGCGTTGATCATAGCCGATACCTGCTGCGACTGAGCGAACTGGAGTTGATTGAGCGGGAGCGGCGCATGGTGGAGCGACGTATCAAACAAGCCCGGTTTCCCACCATCAAGAGCCTGGACTCCTTTGATTTCCTGGCCATGCCCTCATTGAACAAGGTTCTGGTGATGGAGCTGGCGCGTTGCGAATACATTCAGCGCCGAGCCAATATCATCGCCTTGGGCAACAGCGGAACCGGGAAAACCCATATTGCGTTGGGATTGGGCCTGGCCGCCTGTCAGCAGGGGTTGGCGGTTGGCTTCACCACTGCCGCGTCGCTGGTACACCAGTTGATGGAGGCGCGCGACGAAAAGCAGCTGCAGCGTTTCCAGAGTCAGTTGAGTAAACACAAGCTGTTGATCATCGACGAATTGGGCTTCGTCCCACTCTCCAAAACGGGGGCTGAGCTGCTCTTTGAGGTGATCAGCCAGCGCTATGAGCAGGGTTCAGTGATGGTGACCAGCAACCTGCCGTTCGAGGAGTGGACGGAGGTCTTCGGCTCCGAGCGCCTCACCGGCGCCCTGCTGGATCGGTTGACCCATCATGTCCACATCCTGGAGATGAACGGCGAAAGCTATCGACTGAATCAAAGCAAACGGCAAAAGCGCGCTGCAGAAACAAAAGCTTCCTGCTCAAATAGCAAAACCGACCCTTCCTGA
- a CDS encoding tetrathionate reductase family octaheme c-type cytochrome, protein MATVGGVATSAIAAGDREIRPQNAPSTADHSAFAELKGPFANGPEVTKACLKCHTKASHQLMRTTHWTWAFDNKLTGQMLGKKNVINNFCVATATNWPRCTSCHIGYGWKNAAFDLTNQDAVDCLVCHDATGKYKKFPAGAGHPVYEPKEFPPKSGKIWQPVDLAMVAQKVGQPTRANCGACHFFGGGGDGVKHGDLDSSMFKPDKALDVHMDAKGLNFTCQTCHTTGGHEVTGSRYATKAVDRIGVDVPGKTDFTRSSCESCHGLTPHPESNHPKLNDHTDRVACQTCHIPEFARGGRKTKTWWDWSTAGQSKKVIKDADGYATYHPKKGDFVWQANVRPEYYWFNGNIRYQLLEDKIDPTGVVNINAFGGDSTDADARIWPFKVMRGKQPYDVKNRILAVPHLFGKDEAAFWKHYDWDKALEAGLKARGVSYSGEHAFVETRYFWPITHMVAPKAQAVGCNECHAKNGRLESLTGFYMPGRDSIPWLSTLGWYGALLALIGVGLHGAIRIIAAMRRS, encoded by the coding sequence GTCGACGGCGGACCACAGCGCCTTTGCTGAACTGAAAGGACCATTTGCGAATGGCCCGGAGGTGACCAAAGCGTGCCTGAAGTGTCACACCAAAGCCTCGCATCAACTGATGCGCACAACCCACTGGACCTGGGCGTTTGACAACAAACTCACCGGGCAGATGCTGGGCAAAAAGAACGTCATCAACAATTTCTGCGTGGCCACGGCGACCAACTGGCCGCGCTGCACCAGTTGCCACATCGGCTATGGCTGGAAGAACGCCGCGTTCGACCTGACCAATCAGGACGCCGTGGATTGCCTGGTGTGCCACGACGCCACCGGCAAATATAAGAAGTTCCCCGCCGGGGCGGGCCATCCGGTGTATGAGCCCAAGGAGTTTCCGCCCAAATCCGGCAAGATCTGGCAGCCGGTGGATCTGGCCATGGTGGCGCAGAAGGTGGGTCAGCCCACCCGCGCCAATTGTGGCGCGTGCCACTTCTTCGGCGGCGGCGGCGACGGCGTCAAGCACGGCGATCTGGACTCCAGCATGTTCAAGCCCGACAAGGCGTTGGATGTGCACATGGACGCCAAGGGGCTGAATTTTACCTGCCAAACCTGCCACACCACGGGCGGCCATGAGGTCACCGGTTCGCGCTACGCCACCAAGGCGGTGGATCGCATCGGCGTGGATGTGCCGGGCAAGACCGATTTCACCCGCTCCAGTTGCGAGTCGTGTCATGGGCTGACGCCGCACCCGGAGAGCAACCATCCCAAACTCAACGACCATACCGACCGCGTGGCGTGTCAGACCTGCCACATTCCCGAGTTCGCCCGTGGCGGACGCAAGACCAAAACCTGGTGGGATTGGTCCACGGCGGGCCAGTCCAAAAAGGTGATCAAGGATGCCGACGGCTACGCCACCTACCATCCCAAGAAGGGCGACTTCGTCTGGCAAGCCAACGTACGTCCCGAGTACTACTGGTTTAACGGCAATATTCGCTATCAACTGCTGGAGGATAAGATCGACCCCACAGGCGTGGTCAACATCAACGCTTTTGGCGGCGATTCGACGGATGCCGATGCGCGCATCTGGCCATTCAAGGTAATGCGCGGCAAGCAGCCGTACGACGTCAAGAACCGCATCCTCGCCGTGCCGCATCTGTTCGGCAAGGATGAGGCGGCGTTCTGGAAGCACTATGACTGGGATAAGGCGCTGGAGGCGGGACTCAAGGCGCGCGGGGTGAGCTACTCCGGCGAGCACGCTTTTGTTGAGACGCGCTACTTCTGGCCCATCACCCACATGGTGGCGCCCAAGGCGCAGGCGGTGGGGTGCAACGAGTGCCACGCCAAGAACGGACGTCTGGAGTCGCTCACCGGTTTCTACATGCCAGGGCGGGACAGCATCCCCTGGTTGTCGACTCTGGGTTGGTATGGCGCGCTGCTGGCGTTGATCGGCGTGGGGCTGCACGGCGCGATTCGCATCATCGCAGCCATGCGGCGCTCTTGA
- the istA gene encoding IS21 family transposase, giving the protein MYSVSMYREVRLAVTRGGMSKRKAAEAFELDPRTVRKMMENPEPPGYQRSKPVRLPKLGPFTGFIDQILKNDLEKIKKERHTAQRIYERLCDEYGYDGKYGAVKEYVRGKRLHLKEKFVPLSHAPGHAQVDFGQTHGVIGGVERKIHFFCMSLPYSDDSFVMGFPAETTEAFCAGHNAACDHFGGVPQSILYDNTSIAVVKVYRDGRRDLTEEMIRLQSHYLFDSRFGRPARGNDKGKVEGLVGYARRNFMVPAPRFESFDALNAHLRQKCLERRQQTLRGCQRSIGERFSTDQAAFLPLPPIPYDACEKVSAKVTSQALVRYRTNDYSVPVRYGFHDVQVRGYIHEVVIACGAEVIARHPRSYAREDAIYDPLHYLALLEEKPRALDQAAPLQGWELPDEFATLRRLMESRLGKKGKREYIQVLRLLETFSFEQVHFAVQQALKLGAIGFEAVKHLLIRHIEQRPLRLDLSRYPFLPEVHVARTSARDYAALTSGEQP; this is encoded by the coding sequence ATGTATTCAGTGAGCATGTACAGAGAAGTGCGTTTGGCGGTAACCAGAGGCGGGATGAGCAAGCGCAAGGCGGCGGAGGCCTTTGAGCTGGATCCGCGCACGGTGCGCAAAATGATGGAGAACCCTGAGCCGCCAGGCTACCAGCGGAGCAAGCCGGTCAGATTGCCCAAACTGGGGCCGTTCACCGGGTTCATAGATCAGATTCTCAAGAACGATCTGGAGAAGATCAAGAAGGAGCGCCACACCGCGCAGCGGATATATGAACGGCTGTGCGATGAATACGGCTACGACGGGAAATATGGCGCGGTCAAGGAGTATGTGCGCGGCAAGCGTCTGCATCTGAAAGAGAAGTTTGTTCCCCTCAGCCATGCGCCCGGACACGCCCAGGTGGACTTTGGGCAAACGCACGGCGTGATCGGCGGCGTGGAGCGCAAGATCCACTTTTTCTGTATGAGTCTGCCCTACAGCGACGACAGCTTCGTTATGGGCTTCCCCGCGGAAACCACGGAAGCGTTTTGTGCGGGGCATAACGCCGCCTGTGATCACTTCGGCGGCGTTCCCCAAAGCATTCTGTACGACAACACCAGCATCGCCGTGGTCAAAGTTTACCGGGATGGTCGCCGAGATCTGACCGAAGAGATGATCCGGCTGCAATCCCATTACCTGTTCGATAGCCGCTTTGGCCGCCCGGCGCGAGGTAACGACAAAGGCAAGGTCGAGGGGCTGGTCGGCTACGCCCGACGCAACTTCATGGTCCCGGCTCCCCGCTTTGAATCGTTTGATGCGCTCAACGCTCACCTGCGCCAGAAATGCCTGGAGCGTCGTCAACAGACATTGCGAGGCTGTCAGCGGAGTATCGGAGAACGATTTTCCACAGACCAGGCGGCGTTCCTGCCGCTGCCGCCAATTCCCTACGACGCTTGCGAGAAGGTGAGCGCCAAGGTCACATCCCAGGCGCTGGTGCGCTATCGAACCAATGACTATTCGGTTCCGGTGCGTTATGGCTTTCACGATGTGCAGGTGCGGGGCTACATCCACGAAGTGGTGATCGCCTGTGGCGCTGAGGTGATTGCCCGGCATCCACGCTCCTATGCGCGTGAGGACGCCATCTATGACCCCTTGCACTATCTGGCGCTGCTGGAGGAGAAACCCAGGGCGCTGGATCAAGCCGCCCCGTTGCAAGGATGGGAACTGCCAGATGAGTTCGCCACCTTGCGCCGTCTGATGGAGTCCCGCCTGGGTAAAAAGGGCAAGCGGGAATATATTCAGGTTCTGCGCCTATTGGAGACGTTCTCCTTTGAACAGGTCCATTTTGCCGTGCAACAGGCGTTGAAGTTGGGCGCCATTGGCTTTGAGGCGGTCAAACATCTGCTGATCCGGCACATTGAACAACGTCCGCTCCGTTTGGATCTGTCCCGATATCCCTTTTTGCCCGAAGTGCATGTGGCGCGTACATCCGCCAGGGATTACGCCGCGTTGACGTCAGGAGAGCAACCATGA